A single genomic interval of Leptospira semungkisensis harbors:
- a CDS encoding zinc-binding dehydrogenase, with translation MKAAILESGKRNLQIKDVPVPKVGPEQAKVRIKACGICGSDVHLILHGTLKCKHYPQIPGHEASGIVEEVGEKVTRIKKGDRVVIAAGTSCGVCAHCLSGRENLCKDIGVFGFDREGNFAEYNIVEERYLYPLPDVIPFEQGAILADAVSTPYNAIKFRGNIQDGDNVAVYGCGGLGIHGVVIARALTKGKVIALDVDRGALDNALAYGADEVVNLKEVKNPGKTLKEISKGIDLLADFSGRMSNIEESLRAMNPGGRMVMVGIGREPLKFAIPFAIIEKQVTIAGSYGSDRRAIPELIDLYVQGKLNLSRSITDVRKLEDINESLHDLEDRKGNPIRFVISP, from the coding sequence ATGAAAGCTGCAATATTAGAATCCGGTAAAAGAAATCTTCAGATCAAAGATGTTCCAGTTCCTAAGGTCGGTCCCGAACAAGCTAAGGTTAGAATAAAGGCCTGTGGTATTTGCGGCTCCGATGTGCATTTGATTCTGCACGGAACATTGAAGTGTAAACATTATCCTCAGATCCCAGGCCACGAAGCTTCCGGCATTGTAGAAGAAGTTGGGGAGAAGGTGACGCGGATCAAGAAGGGTGATCGAGTAGTGATCGCAGCAGGAACAAGCTGCGGAGTATGCGCACATTGCCTAAGCGGTAGAGAAAATCTATGCAAGGACATAGGAGTTTTCGGTTTCGATCGAGAAGGTAATTTCGCAGAATATAATATAGTTGAAGAACGTTATTTATATCCTCTACCCGATGTTATTCCTTTCGAACAAGGAGCTATCTTAGCCGATGCGGTTTCCACTCCGTATAACGCAATTAAGTTCCGTGGGAATATACAAGACGGAGACAATGTTGCCGTTTATGGATGCGGCGGGTTAGGGATCCACGGAGTAGTGATCGCAAGAGCACTAACCAAAGGAAAGGTGATCGCTTTAGATGTGGATAGAGGAGCCTTGGACAACGCGCTTGCTTACGGCGCGGATGAAGTGGTAAACTTAAAAGAGGTCAAGAACCCTGGCAAGACTCTGAAAGAAATTTCCAAAGGGATCGATCTTCTCGCGGATTTCTCGGGAAGGATGAGTAATATCGAAGAATCTCTTCGTGCAATGAATCCAGGAGGAAGAATGGTCATGGTAGGAATCGGAAGAGAACCTTTGAAATTCGCGATCCCTTTCGCCATTATAGAAAAGCAAGTTACGATCGCAGGTTCTTATGGTTCTGACAGAAGAGCAATTCCCGAATTAATCGATCTGTATGTGCAAGGAAAATTAAATCTTTCTCGTTCCATCACGGATGTAAGAAAATTAGAAGACATTAATGAAAGTCTTCATGATCTGGAAGATAGAAAAGGAAATCCGATCCGTTTTGTGATCTCACCTTGA
- a CDS encoding PaaI family thioesterase, producing the protein MTSEEIYRQIKASQNGQDWHHKNCFGCGPDNPRGLHASFPFHEPSGEVRFDWTIESAFEGAPGYAHGGALATLLDEAQGVLCFHLGHFVMTDQLYMRYYKACPLGEEIEVRCWVTMVRRRRLYTKGTVHLKKTGELLLSSKARWYDMPDRVFARMFQGTAFPVDIILKVLEENQKRGKEIRKRLKREKAKTT; encoded by the coding sequence ATGACTTCCGAAGAAATATACAGACAGATCAAGGCCAGTCAAAACGGACAAGACTGGCATCATAAGAATTGTTTCGGCTGCGGCCCCGATAACCCGAGAGGACTGCATGCAAGTTTTCCATTTCACGAACCTTCCGGTGAAGTTCGATTCGATTGGACAATTGAAAGTGCCTTCGAAGGAGCTCCCGGGTATGCTCATGGAGGAGCTCTAGCGACTCTCTTGGATGAAGCACAAGGAGTACTTTGTTTTCATCTAGGTCATTTTGTAATGACCGATCAATTGTACATGAGATACTACAAAGCTTGCCCATTGGGAGAAGAGATCGAAGTTCGATGCTGGGTCACCATGGTAAGACGCAGAAGGTTATATACTAAGGGAACCGTTCATTTAAAAAAAACGGGAGAGCTGCTTCTTAGTTCTAAAGCGAGATGGTATGATATGCCGGATCGCGTCTTTGCAAGGATGTTCCAAGGTACTGCATTCCCGGTGGATATCATTCTCAAGGTTTTAGAAGAGAATCAAAAAAGAGGAAAGGAAATCAGAAAGCGTCTCAAAAGGGAAAAAGCAAAAACCACCTAA
- a CDS encoding glutathione S-transferase family protein yields MIELYTAGTPNGKKISIMLEELGIPYTVHPIDFGKTEQKEEWYLKINPNGRIPAIIDKDNGDFPVFESGAIMIYLAEKTGKLLSKDPKERSITIQWLMFQMAGVGPMQGQANHFIKYAPEKIPYAMKRYVDETMRLYSVLERRLKESEYLAGKELSIADIATWTWVKARSFIELSIDEFPHLKAWEEKLGNRPAFIKGSEIPKKN; encoded by the coding sequence TTGATCGAGCTTTACACAGCAGGTACGCCGAATGGAAAAAAAATTTCCATCATGCTGGAAGAATTAGGAATTCCTTATACAGTTCACCCCATAGATTTTGGAAAGACGGAACAAAAAGAGGAATGGTATCTTAAAATCAATCCGAACGGAAGGATCCCAGCAATCATAGACAAGGACAATGGGGACTTTCCTGTATTCGAATCGGGTGCAATCATGATTTATCTCGCAGAAAAAACGGGTAAACTCTTGTCAAAGGATCCGAAGGAAAGATCGATCACAATCCAATGGTTGATGTTCCAGATGGCCGGAGTAGGTCCTATGCAAGGACAGGCAAATCATTTCATTAAGTATGCTCCCGAAAAGATTCCATACGCGATGAAACGTTATGTAGATGAGACCATGAGGCTTTATTCTGTTTTGGAAAGGCGCTTAAAGGAATCCGAATATCTTGCCGGCAAAGAACTCTCTATCGCGGATATCGCAACCTGGACTTGGGTAAAGGCCCGCAGCTTCATAGAACTTTCTATAGATGAATTCCCTCATCTCAAAGCATGGGAAGAAAAATTAGGAAATAGACCTGCCTTTATCAAAGGCTCGGAAATTCCTAAGAAAAACTGA
- a CDS encoding sensor histidine kinase: MSQIDNKNVYRALFEQSPIGLMIFDKNGTIVEANESSLQFLKATKEKIIGLSYLDLRDKTVSELLGKGLKGEASDYEGPYRTTISNILLQVRFRVNPLLEEGKLVGIALIFENLTERMETETRLANSLSEKLAVEAALKENEVKFKTLFHSAGEAIFLMDDRVFLECNPKTEEMFGCEREDIVGASPVDFSPEYQPDGSPSSEKAKQKIMAALDGRPQTFDWLHCKKDRSTFDAEVTLNSVTLNGRKLLQAIVRDISERKKSEEQIKRLNEELEQKVIRRTEELKATNTYLKNTNRDLTVTLDELKSTQAQLIQSEKMAVLGQLIAGIAHEVNTPLGAIISSNEGIQSLFLQDWEKLLCDFAEMSEVERESWKMIFSKGSIFPEFYDSAEERRNRKLIRDALSQLGYSSLEFVSENLAELGIRPEDLPELVKEVPKEKFPTVVSNASSLSGILRHSNVIREAAIKASRVIRALKTYVYQDQTVLSIIDIREQMDTVLTLYYNKLKYGVEIIRKFSDRSAVRGQADQLTQVWANLINNAFQAIAFQGILELESDTEGDYLVVSITDNGPGIPEEIQDKIFDPFFTTKEKGEGSGLGLDICKKIVERHNGRIEFQSRPGRTTFRVHLPLAETNLI, encoded by the coding sequence ATGAGCCAGATTGATAACAAAAACGTATATCGAGCTTTGTTCGAGCAATCTCCGATCGGACTCATGATCTTTGATAAGAATGGTACGATTGTAGAGGCGAATGAATCTTCTCTGCAATTTTTAAAAGCGACCAAGGAAAAGATCATAGGTCTTTCTTATCTAGATCTTAGGGACAAGACAGTATCCGAATTATTGGGTAAGGGATTAAAAGGAGAGGCTTCCGATTACGAAGGACCTTACCGCACCACAATCAGTAACATTCTATTGCAAGTTCGCTTTCGAGTGAATCCTCTTCTGGAAGAAGGAAAGTTAGTCGGAATCGCATTAATCTTCGAGAATCTGACTGAAAGAATGGAGACAGAGACAAGGCTTGCCAATTCTCTTTCCGAAAAATTAGCAGTAGAAGCTGCACTTAAGGAAAACGAGGTCAAATTTAAGACACTCTTTCATTCGGCAGGAGAAGCGATTTTTCTCATGGATGATCGGGTCTTTCTGGAATGTAATCCAAAGACGGAGGAGATGTTTGGCTGCGAACGTGAGGATATTGTAGGAGCGTCTCCCGTGGATTTTTCTCCCGAATATCAGCCGGATGGATCCCCTTCTTCCGAAAAAGCAAAGCAGAAGATCATGGCCGCGTTAGACGGAAGACCTCAGACTTTCGATTGGCTACATTGCAAAAAGGATCGTTCGACCTTCGATGCAGAAGTGACCTTAAACTCAGTTACATTAAACGGTCGTAAACTTCTTCAGGCAATTGTGAGAGATATCTCCGAGAGAAAGAAATCGGAAGAGCAGATCAAACGTCTGAACGAAGAACTGGAACAGAAAGTAATTCGAAGAACGGAAGAGTTAAAGGCAACGAATACGTATCTCAAAAATACGAATCGAGATCTTACGGTAACTTTAGACGAGCTCAAGTCGACTCAGGCGCAACTCATCCAATCCGAGAAGATGGCGGTACTAGGTCAATTGATCGCAGGGATTGCGCACGAAGTCAATACTCCTCTAGGAGCGATCATCTCTTCGAACGAAGGGATCCAAAGTCTATTTCTTCAAGACTGGGAGAAATTACTCTGCGATTTCGCGGAAATGAGCGAAGTAGAAAGAGAAAGTTGGAAAATGATTTTTTCCAAAGGAAGTATTTTTCCTGAGTTCTATGATTCCGCAGAAGAAAGAAGAAATCGAAAATTGATCCGCGATGCCTTAAGTCAGTTGGGTTATTCTTCTTTGGAATTCGTTTCAGAGAACCTGGCCGAGTTAGGGATCCGACCCGAAGATCTTCCTGAACTTGTAAAAGAAGTTCCTAAGGAAAAATTTCCCACAGTTGTTTCGAATGCGTCCAGTCTTTCTGGGATCTTAAGACATAGCAATGTGATCCGAGAAGCCGCAATCAAAGCTTCCAGGGTGATCCGTGCTCTGAAAACATACGTTTACCAAGATCAGACTGTCCTTAGCATCATAGATATTCGCGAGCAGATGGATACTGTTCTCACGCTTTATTATAATAAACTAAAGTATGGGGTAGAGATTATTCGTAAATTCTCGGATCGGTCCGCGGTACGTGGGCAGGCGGATCAATTGACACAGGTTTGGGCGAACCTGATCAATAACGCATTTCAAGCTATCGCCTTTCAGGGGATCTTGGAATTGGAATCCGATACGGAAGGAGATTATTTAGTAGTCTCTATTACGGATAACGGGCCAGGAATTCCAGAAGAGATCCAGGATAAGATCTTTGATCCTTTCTTTACCACAAAGGAAAAAGGTGAGGGAAGTGGACTAGGCTTGGATATTTGCAAAAAGATCGTAGAAAGACATAATGGAAGGATCGAATTCCAATCCAGGCCGGGGAGAACCACGTTTAGAGTGCATCTCCCCTTAGCAGAAACCAATCTGATCTAA
- a CDS encoding sensor histidine kinase, whose product MNASASALEIRSSKDRNLGFFFIYAGFIFVLLLFALIYFTKEAELLRIFDNIHWTASIGFATTAAWFGYRSSEGEARRYRFWFFLGLFSYFTGQVVWDIQALTQFYSFPAPSDVFYPWLGPCFILGFTRFLRDKVPLNRMKVAIMDAIGLSIAVLAVTLVLYLSKKEDRPWLQLLALAVYPVFMLSAASVAVLMQPSLRIKISLSYLCLVAGLAGTGISWLQWNSIFLIQVPADGTLTNAGFSASILLLGYSSLTWEPDLSALKKNAGTESGLLRILPLLEVIVCSAAIVLSLTLQGLPEIIRLVIWFCAGVMVVIASLRQSLLVTDLAIAEKVIRNANEALEVTVSERTEELRSANEYLVDTNEKLRSAMSELKKAQENLVQSEKMAVLGRLIAGIAHELNTPLGAIRSSTEGIRSILNEPWEDLIREYASFNKEEKEVWATLFKRGGVAYTDFDSKEERKKRKLSESILADAGFSNAHMMADILTDMGNSPEQVKEVLQKLPMGERGWLIVNNASSLSSIARSSQLILDASVKASRVIQALKSYAAGEGDWRPQVESVSPKEQIENIITLYYSKIKNKVLIDIQIPDEARVQGDSERLYLVWTNLITNAFHAMNYSGRIFIDAKLQSDDYWEISIQDTGTGIPDEIKDRVFDPFFTTKSPGEGTGLGLDICKNVVEEHKGRIHFTSTDSGTTFYVLLPAFQESKPV is encoded by the coding sequence ATGAATGCCTCGGCTTCCGCTCTAGAGATTCGTTCCTCAAAGGATAGAAATTTAGGTTTCTTCTTTATCTATGCCGGATTTATATTCGTACTCCTTCTCTTTGCATTAATTTATTTCACAAAAGAAGCTGAATTATTACGGATCTTCGACAATATACATTGGACTGCCTCTATTGGCTTTGCCACCACCGCAGCTTGGTTCGGATATCGGTCTTCAGAAGGTGAAGCCAGGAGATATAGATTCTGGTTTTTTCTGGGGCTTTTTTCGTATTTTACGGGGCAAGTGGTTTGGGACATACAAGCTCTTACCCAATTCTATAGTTTTCCTGCTCCTAGTGATGTATTCTATCCTTGGCTTGGGCCTTGTTTCATATTAGGCTTTACCCGTTTTTTAAGAGATAAGGTTCCTTTGAATCGAATGAAGGTCGCAATCATGGATGCGATCGGTCTTAGCATTGCTGTTCTTGCGGTGACTCTAGTATTATATCTTTCTAAAAAAGAAGATAGGCCTTGGTTGCAGCTGCTCGCACTCGCAGTGTATCCTGTCTTTATGCTTTCTGCGGCAAGCGTTGCAGTACTCATGCAACCTTCTCTCAGAATTAAGATCAGTCTTTCTTATCTTTGCTTGGTGGCTGGACTTGCAGGGACAGGGATCAGTTGGCTACAATGGAATTCTATTTTTCTAATACAGGTTCCGGCAGACGGAACTCTTACGAATGCTGGTTTCTCTGCGAGTATCTTGCTATTAGGATATAGTTCATTAACCTGGGAGCCTGATCTTTCCGCGTTAAAGAAGAATGCAGGAACAGAAAGTGGACTCTTGAGAATACTTCCCCTTTTGGAAGTAATTGTTTGTTCGGCAGCTATCGTTCTTTCGCTCACTCTACAAGGACTTCCGGAGATCATTCGCCTCGTGATCTGGTTCTGCGCTGGAGTAATGGTAGTAATCGCGAGTCTAAGACAAAGCTTGCTCGTCACCGATCTTGCAATTGCGGAGAAGGTAATCCGAAATGCAAACGAAGCCTTGGAGGTCACAGTTTCAGAAAGAACCGAAGAACTTAGATCGGCTAACGAGTATTTGGTGGATACCAATGAAAAGTTAAGATCTGCAATGAGTGAATTAAAGAAGGCCCAAGAGAATTTAGTCCAATCCGAAAAGATGGCGGTTCTCGGAAGGCTAATCGCAGGAATCGCTCATGAATTGAATACTCCTTTAGGAGCGATACGATCCTCGACTGAAGGAATCCGCTCCATTCTGAACGAACCTTGGGAAGATTTGATCAGGGAATATGCGAGCTTCAATAAGGAAGAGAAGGAAGTCTGGGCCACTCTTTTTAAAAGAGGAGGCGTTGCTTATACTGATTTTGATTCTAAGGAAGAAAGAAAAAAACGAAAACTTTCCGAATCGATACTTGCAGATGCCGGATTCTCGAATGCTCACATGATGGCGGATATTCTTACGGATATGGGAAATTCTCCGGAGCAAGTGAAGGAGGTCCTCCAAAAATTGCCAATGGGAGAAAGGGGCTGGCTGATAGTAAACAACGCCTCCTCCTTATCCAGTATAGCTCGTTCCAGTCAGTTGATCTTGGATGCTTCCGTCAAGGCTTCGAGAGTGATCCAAGCACTCAAGAGTTATGCTGCAGGAGAAGGGGACTGGAGACCTCAGGTCGAATCGGTCTCTCCGAAAGAGCAGATAGAAAATATAATAACTTTATATTATTCTAAAATAAAGAATAAGGTGCTCATCGATATTCAGATCCCTGATGAGGCGAGGGTTCAGGGAGATTCCGAAAGACTATACTTAGTATGGACGAATCTGATTACGAATGCCTTTCATGCCATGAACTATTCCGGACGGATCTTTATAGATGCTAAATTGCAAAGTGATGATTATTGGGAGATTTCCATTCAGGACACAGGAACTGGGATCCCAGACGAGATTAAAGACCGAGTCTTCGATCCATTCTTCACAACCAAATCCCCTGGAGAAGGGACAGGATTAGGCTTAGATATCTGCAAGAACGTAGTAGAAGAGCATAAAGGAAGGATACATTTCACTAGTACCGACTCTGGGACAACGTTCTACGTTCTTCTTCCTGCTTTTCAAGAGTCGAAACCGGTCTAA
- a CDS encoding histidine phosphatase family protein, giving the protein MSVIYLIRHGQANSQGEDYDLLTPRGKEQAFLLGKYMASNDDFPDKIIAGTMRRHKETAESFLEGVRSVDPKKVPAIQPDFFHQDSNWNEFSSQLWKAYSAYLAGIRPEFAKSLALFSQVRLKGGIRSAALFFKLTEEILSFWREGSYTPEGIESYAQFESRVKLAYTKYFQPSSSERVYIFTSGTPISLTLNRMLKQDQDMFTWMPWIWNTSLSVFRWVRGAYVPISVNFLPHLPDKKNRTLY; this is encoded by the coding sequence ATGTCAGTAATTTATCTGATCCGTCATGGACAGGCCAATTCTCAGGGGGAGGATTATGATCTTCTGACCCCTAGGGGAAAGGAGCAGGCATTCTTGCTCGGAAAATATATGGCGTCTAACGATGATTTTCCGGATAAGATTATAGCCGGTACTATGAGACGTCATAAGGAAACTGCAGAGTCATTTTTGGAAGGGGTCCGCTCCGTGGATCCCAAAAAAGTTCCGGCTATTCAGCCTGACTTCTTTCACCAAGATTCGAATTGGAATGAATTCTCTTCCCAACTATGGAAAGCATACTCTGCGTATCTCGCAGGCATTCGTCCGGAGTTTGCAAAGTCTTTGGCTCTTTTTTCCCAAGTCAGACTGAAAGGGGGAATACGTTCTGCGGCTTTATTCTTCAAACTTACGGAAGAGATCTTAAGTTTCTGGAGAGAAGGATCTTATACTCCAGAAGGAATCGAGTCGTATGCTCAATTCGAGTCTAGGGTCAAGCTTGCATATACGAAATATTTTCAGCCTTCTTCTTCCGAGAGAGTTTATATTTTTACTTCAGGCACTCCGATCTCTCTTACCTTAAATCGAATGTTAAAACAAGACCAAGATATGTTTACTTGGATGCCTTGGATCTGGAACACTTCCTTGAGCGTGTTTCGTTGGGTGAGGGGAGCTTATGTGCCGATTAGCGTGAATTTTCTTCCTCATCTTCCTGATAAGAAGAATAGAACTCTCTATTGA
- a CDS encoding DUF6285 domain-containing protein → MQDKPSATELLEAIQDFLMKEVLPEFRDKDLLAYKTLVSWNMLGVISREIRSGEELLDKELSRAASLLSKKQEFPKTWNEKKALASSWNKELRDIIRKEKKSLEDTAYWKHVKESVIEKVEIVNPRFTTES, encoded by the coding sequence ATGCAGGATAAACCGAGCGCTACGGAATTATTAGAGGCAATACAGGATTTTCTAATGAAGGAAGTCCTACCTGAGTTCAGGGATAAAGATCTGTTGGCATATAAGACTTTAGTAAGTTGGAATATGCTGGGAGTGATCTCTCGTGAGATCCGATCCGGAGAGGAGTTATTGGACAAAGAACTCTCCCGTGCCGCTTCTCTCTTGAGCAAGAAACAGGAATTTCCTAAGACTTGGAATGAGAAGAAGGCTTTGGCTTCTTCTTGGAACAAGGAACTTAGAGATATTATCCGAAAAGAAAAGAAATCCTTAGAAGATACCGCTTACTGGAAACATGTAAAAGAATCCGTGATAGAAAAAGTGGAGATAGTGAATCCACGCTTCACAACGGAATCTTAA
- a CDS encoding phosphotransferase family protein: MKDSELKERLESYLGQRLKGKVEINNMVSLSGGACQENFSADIKVDGGPEQGIYQTVYRTDKGASLLASLSRINEFKVCRMAFEAGVKTPEPFWLESDSVVTGNPFYFMKRIQGKATGRFVVKDPSLNKVRKQITQELAENLAAIHSVGPEKCKDEELKRVLDLGQSFPGKTVAEGSVHALRLQLDSMDGAYPAMELILNWLEKNAKPSDASVLIHGDFRTGNFMVNSEGLQGIVDWEFAHWGDRHEDLTWLCMRDWRFGKLNKEAGGFADRSEFYEAYEKAAGVKLDPQKIIYWEVMGNLRWAIGCIGQAERHLSGKDKGIELASIGRRACEMEYEAMRLIEESVK; encoded by the coding sequence GTGAAAGACTCCGAATTGAAAGAAAGACTCGAATCTTATCTCGGGCAAAGACTAAAAGGAAAAGTAGAAATTAATAATATGGTTTCTCTTTCGGGTGGAGCCTGCCAGGAAAACTTCTCCGCAGATATAAAAGTGGATGGAGGTCCCGAACAAGGAATCTATCAGACAGTATATCGCACGGACAAGGGCGCATCCTTGCTCGCTTCTCTTTCTCGTATCAATGAATTCAAAGTCTGCAGAATGGCCTTCGAAGCTGGAGTCAAGACTCCTGAGCCGTTCTGGTTAGAATCGGATTCTGTCGTCACCGGAAATCCTTTCTATTTCATGAAGAGGATACAAGGCAAGGCCACCGGAAGATTCGTAGTAAAGGATCCGAGCTTAAACAAGGTCAGAAAACAGATCACTCAGGAACTCGCCGAGAATTTAGCGGCGATCCATTCTGTCGGACCGGAGAAATGCAAGGATGAGGAACTCAAGCGAGTCCTGGATCTAGGCCAATCCTTTCCAGGCAAGACAGTCGCCGAAGGTTCGGTGCATGCTCTTCGTTTGCAATTGGATTCCATGGATGGAGCCTATCCTGCAATGGAACTGATACTCAATTGGTTGGAAAAGAATGCAAAGCCGAGTGACGCGTCCGTATTGATCCATGGCGATTTTAGGACAGGGAACTTCATGGTGAATTCGGAAGGTCTGCAAGGAATTGTGGATTGGGAATTTGCACATTGGGGAGATCGACACGAGGATCTTACCTGGCTTTGCATGAGAGATTGGAGATTCGGAAAATTGAATAAAGAAGCAGGCGGATTTGCAGACCGCTCCGAATTTTATGAGGCGTATGAGAAGGCCGCAGGTGTGAAACTCGATCCTCAAAAAATCATTTACTGGGAAGTGATGGGAAATCTTCGCTGGGCCATCGGTTGCATCGGCCAAGCAGAAAGACATCTTTCCGGAAAGGATAAAGGAATAGAACTCGCATCCATCGGAAGAAGGGCCTGCGAGATGGAATACGAAGCAATGAGACTCATAGAAGAGTCTGTTAAATAA
- a CDS encoding acyl-CoA dehydrogenase family protein: MDLSIPKEVEGIREKAKAFVEEVAIPAEDHYDYDHARMPEPIVQKLREEAKRRGLWTAHLPKSEGGLGLDLVGTALVFSELGRSPIAPYLCNCDAPDEGNMHLLHLAANEEQKKKYYHPLVEGKIRSGFAMTEPPPGAGSDPTTLATNAEKDGDHYILNGHKWYCTGANGAAFLIVMAKVNDSFRRTSMFLVPTDAPGYTMVQEIGMLGSHGPGGHCELTFENVKVHESQVLGKIGEGFRLSQERLGPARLTHCMRWIGLARRSMEIAREYALKRELFGGKLSEHQGIQWMFAESALEIQSGFLLTLKAADILRKGGDARQAVSLAKWQVSETLNKCIDRAIQICGSHGFSRYLKLELFYRDARAARIADGPTETHKMVIGRNLMSGKESF, encoded by the coding sequence ATGGACTTATCCATTCCTAAGGAAGTAGAAGGTATAAGAGAGAAGGCCAAAGCCTTCGTAGAAGAAGTGGCCATTCCTGCAGAGGATCATTACGATTATGATCATGCAAGAATGCCGGAACCGATCGTGCAAAAACTTCGCGAAGAAGCGAAGAGGAGAGGTCTGTGGACGGCTCATCTTCCTAAGTCGGAAGGAGGATTGGGGTTAGATTTAGTGGGAACTGCTTTGGTCTTCAGTGAATTAGGTCGCTCTCCTATTGCTCCTTATCTCTGTAACTGTGACGCGCCTGACGAAGGGAATATGCACCTTCTTCACTTGGCTGCGAACGAAGAACAAAAGAAGAAATACTATCATCCGCTGGTAGAAGGAAAGATCAGATCCGGTTTTGCTATGACGGAACCTCCTCCTGGTGCTGGTTCGGATCCTACAACTCTTGCGACTAACGCGGAGAAAGATGGAGATCATTATATTCTGAACGGTCATAAATGGTACTGCACCGGTGCGAATGGCGCTGCCTTCTTGATCGTAATGGCAAAGGTGAATGATAGTTTCAGAAGAACTTCTATGTTCCTAGTTCCTACTGATGCTCCGGGATACACGATGGTTCAGGAGATCGGGATGTTGGGTTCTCATGGTCCTGGTGGGCATTGCGAGCTTACATTCGAAAATGTTAAAGTGCATGAATCTCAAGTTTTAGGAAAGATTGGAGAAGGATTCCGTTTGTCTCAAGAGAGATTAGGGCCTGCTCGTTTGACCCATTGTATGAGATGGATCGGTCTCGCAAGGAGGTCTATGGAAATCGCTAGAGAGTATGCTCTTAAGCGTGAATTGTTTGGTGGCAAACTTTCGGAGCACCAAGGGATCCAGTGGATGTTTGCGGAATCCGCCTTGGAAATACAATCCGGTTTTCTTCTTACCTTAAAGGCAGCGGATATACTTCGCAAAGGAGGGGATGCAAGACAGGCGGTTTCCTTAGCGAAGTGGCAGGTAAGCGAGACTCTGAATAAGTGTATAGATCGGGCGATCCAGATCTGCGGTTCTCATGGATTCAGTCGCTATCTTAAATTAGAATTATTTTATAGAGATGCGAGAGCGGCCAGGATTGCTGATGGTCCTACAGAAACTCATAAAATGGTGATAGGTAGGAACCTAATGTCAGGCAAGGAGAGTTTTTGA
- a CDS encoding SMP-30/gluconolactonase/LRE family protein, translating into MNTKKILLLFAAFLIILLIGFVLKPSPIQPALYQPPVDMGLIGAFQKNNALESATLIAQGKIHGPEDTEPDDHENIYSASEDGKVYFISKDEEIKAHAFTGGRPLGMKLLPNGSLIVADAIKGLVKIEKDGKVEILSTESDGLPFKFTDDLDVTKDGTVYFSDASYKYGSAEYLYDLMEAVPHGRLLKYDPRTKKTTTLMKDLFFPNGVALSENEDFLVLNETYKYRIHRYWLKGPKAGTSEIWVENLPGFPDNISSDGKGHFYLALFTVRNAMVDKVLHPRPWTKSLVAKLPKFLWPKPEPYGFAVVLNEDGVVEASFQEPKGKHLKEITSVKRKGDYLYLGSLHNDRIGKFKLPEEFLEKKQ; encoded by the coding sequence GTGAATACGAAGAAAATCCTCCTGCTCTTTGCAGCATTTCTTATCATTCTCCTAATAGGTTTTGTCCTCAAACCTTCTCCAATCCAACCCGCACTTTACCAACCTCCTGTTGATATGGGACTCATCGGTGCTTTCCAAAAGAATAACGCTTTGGAGTCCGCAACATTGATCGCTCAGGGTAAGATCCACGGCCCGGAAGATACGGAGCCGGATGATCATGAGAATATCTACTCGGCTAGTGAGGACGGCAAGGTTTACTTTATCTCTAAAGACGAAGAGATCAAGGCTCATGCATTTACTGGGGGAAGACCTCTTGGTATGAAACTTCTTCCTAATGGAAGTTTGATTGTTGCGGATGCCATCAAGGGTCTAGTTAAGATAGAGAAAGATGGAAAGGTGGAAATTCTTTCCACCGAATCCGATGGTCTTCCTTTTAAGTTTACTGACGATCTGGATGTGACGAAAGACGGGACTGTGTATTTCTCGGATGCGAGTTATAAATATGGCTCCGCAGAATACTTGTATGATCTTATGGAAGCGGTTCCTCACGGTCGTCTTCTGAAATACGATCCTCGCACAAAGAAGACAACGACTCTTATGAAAGATTTATTCTTTCCGAATGGTGTAGCTCTTTCTGAGAACGAGGATTTTCTAGTATTAAACGAAACTTATAAATACAGAATTCATAGATATTGGTTGAAGGGGCCGAAGGCAGGAACAAGCGAGATCTGGGTGGAGAATTTGCCGGGCTTTCCGGATAATATTTCCTCGGATGGAAAAGGCCATTTCTATCTAGCGTTATTCACCGTTAGAAATGCGATGGTGGATAAAGTTCTTCATCCTCGTCCTTGGACTAAATCTCTTGTTGCTAAGCTTCCAAAATTTCTCTGGCCCAAGCCCGAGCCATATGGTTTTGCAGTCGTCTTGAACGAGGACGGAGTTGTCGAAGCAAGCTTTCAAGAGCCAAAGGGAAAGCATCTGAAAGAGATTACCTCAGTAAAACGAAAAGGGGATTATCTCTATTTAGGAAGTCTTCATAATGATAGAATCGGAAAGTTTAAATTACCGGAAGAATTCTTAGAAAAAAAACAATAA